The proteins below come from a single Kosakonia sp. SMBL-WEM22 genomic window:
- the glnS gene encoding glutamine--tRNA ligase, producing MSEAEARPTNFIRQIIDEDLASGKHTTVHTRFPPEPNGYLHIGHAKSICLNFGIAQDYNGQCNLRFDDTNPAKEDIEYVESIKNDVQWLGFHWSGDICYSSDYFDKLYSYAVELINKGLAYVDELTGDEIREYRGTLTQPGKNSPYRDRSVEENLALFEKMRAGGFEEGKACLRAKIDMASPFIVMRDPVIYRIKFAEHHQTGNKWCIYPMYDFTHCISDALEGITHSLCTLEFQDNRRLYDWVLDNISIPVHPRQYEFSRLNLEYTVMSKRKLNLLVTDKHVEGWDDPRMPTISGLRRRGYTAASIREFCKRIGVTKQDNTIEMASLESCIREDLNENAPRAMAVIDPVKLVIENYPQGSSEIVTMPNHPNKPEMGTREVPFSGEIWIDRADFREEANKQYKRLVLGKEVRLRNAYVIKAERVEKDAEGHITTIFCSYDAETLSKDPADGRKVKGVIHWVSAQHALPVEIRLYDRLFSVPNPGAAEDFLATINPESLVIKQGFAEPSLKEAQAGKAYQFEREGYFCLDSRYATADKLVFNRTVGLRDTWAKIGD from the coding sequence ATGAGTGAGGCTGAAGCCCGCCCGACTAACTTTATCCGCCAGATCATTGATGAGGATCTGGCCAGTGGTAAACACACCACCGTCCATACCCGTTTTCCGCCGGAGCCGAATGGCTACCTGCATATCGGCCACGCGAAATCGATCTGCCTGAACTTCGGCATCGCCCAGGACTACAACGGCCAGTGCAATCTGCGCTTCGATGATACCAACCCGGCAAAAGAAGATATCGAATACGTTGAGTCAATCAAAAACGACGTGCAGTGGTTGGGCTTTCACTGGTCTGGCGACATCTGCTACTCCTCAGACTACTTCGATAAGCTCTATAGCTATGCGGTTGAGCTTATCAACAAAGGCCTGGCTTATGTTGACGAGCTGACCGGCGACGAGATCCGCGAATATCGCGGTACGCTGACGCAGCCGGGTAAAAATAGCCCCTACCGCGATCGCAGCGTAGAAGAGAACCTGGCGCTGTTTGAAAAGATGCGGGCGGGTGGTTTTGAAGAGGGTAAAGCCTGCCTGCGTGCAAAAATCGATATGGCCTCGCCGTTCATCGTGATGCGCGATCCGGTTATCTACCGCATCAAATTTGCTGAACACCATCAGACCGGCAACAAGTGGTGCATCTACCCGATGTACGACTTTACCCACTGCATCAGCGATGCGCTGGAAGGGATCACTCACTCACTCTGTACGCTGGAGTTTCAGGACAACCGTCGCCTGTATGACTGGGTACTGGATAACATCTCCATTCCGGTTCACCCGCGCCAGTACGAATTCTCGCGTCTGAATCTCGAATACACCGTGATGTCCAAGCGCAAACTGAACCTGCTGGTAACGGACAAGCACGTCGAGGGCTGGGACGATCCGCGTATGCCGACCATCTCTGGTCTGCGCCGCCGTGGCTATACCGCTGCTTCTATTCGTGAATTCTGCAAACGCATCGGCGTGACCAAGCAGGACAACACCATTGAAATGGCATCGCTGGAATCCTGCATCCGTGAAGATCTCAACGAAAACGCCCCGCGCGCGATGGCGGTGATCGATCCGGTGAAACTGGTTATCGAAAACTACCCGCAGGGCAGCAGCGAAATCGTCACCATGCCGAATCATCCGAACAAGCCGGAGATGGGCACCCGCGAAGTGCCGTTCAGCGGTGAGATCTGGATCGATCGTGCTGATTTCCGCGAAGAAGCCAACAAACAGTACAAGCGTCTGGTGCTCGGCAAAGAGGTGCGTCTGCGCAACGCTTATGTGATCAAAGCAGAACGCGTTGAGAAAGATGCCGAAGGCCATATCACCACCATCTTCTGCTCTTACGACGCCGAGACGCTGAGTAAAGATCCGGCTGATGGCCGCAAGGTTAAAGGCGTGATCCACTGGGTCAGCGCGCAGCACGCGCTGCCGGTTGAAATCCGTCTTTACGATCGTCTGTTCAGCGTACCGAACCCGGGTGCAGCCGAGGATTTCCTCGCCACCATCAACCCGGAATCGCTGGTCATTAAGCAGGGCTTTGCCGAGCCGTCGCTGAAAGAGGCGCAGGCGGGCAAAGCGTATCAGTTTGAGCGTGAAGGTTACTTCTGTCTCGACAGCCGCTATGCCACCGCGGACAAACTTGTGTTTAACCGCACGGTAGGCCTGCGTGATACCTGGGCAAAAATCGGCGACTGA
- the nagE gene encoding N-acetylglucosamine-specific PTS transporter subunit IIBC produces MSILGYLQKVGRALMVPVATLPAAAILMGVGYWIDPVGWGGENALAAFFIKSGSAIIENMGVLFAVGVAYGMSKDKDGAAALAGFVGFLVLTTLCSPAAVSMIQKLPLDQVPAAFGKIQNQFVGIMVGIISAELYNRFSNVELPKALSFFSGRRLVPIITSFVMIAVAFIMMFIWPVVFSGLVSFGEHIQKLGSAGAGLYAFFNRLLIPVGLHHALNSVFWFDVAGINDIPNFLGGAQSIEAGKATVGITGRYQAGFFPIMMFGLPGAALAIYHCSRPENKAKVLGIMMAGAFAAFFTGITEPLEFSFMFVAPVLYVIHAILTGISVYIAASMHWIAGFGFSAGLVDMVLSSRNPLATQWWMLIPQGLVFFVIYYVVFRFTITKFNMLTPGRELAVAGDETDGQDVNVSADSEQDVSGLARQYIAAVGGSANLTGIDACITRLRLNVNDSSLVNETMAKRLGATGVIRLNKTSVQIIVGFVAEKIANAMKTAGDVPAAASSSAASTQAAPVAAAKPQAVPNTAIVAELLSPVTGEVVALEQVPDEAFASKAVGDGVAVKPTDKIVVSPAAGTIVKIFNTNHAFCLETEKGAEIVVHMGIDTVALGGQGFTRLVEEGAEVVAGQPILEMDLAYLNANARSMISPVVVSNIDDFSGLVIKAQGHVVAGQTALYEVRG; encoded by the coding sequence GTGAGTATTTTAGGCTATTTACAGAAGGTTGGCCGCGCGCTGATGGTGCCGGTCGCCACGCTGCCCGCGGCAGCGATTTTGATGGGGGTCGGTTACTGGATCGATCCTGTAGGCTGGGGCGGTGAAAATGCGCTGGCGGCGTTTTTTATTAAATCCGGCTCCGCCATTATTGAGAATATGGGCGTATTGTTCGCTGTGGGTGTCGCCTACGGCATGTCGAAAGATAAAGATGGCGCTGCGGCGCTGGCTGGCTTCGTTGGTTTTCTGGTGTTAACGACCCTCTGTTCGCCTGCTGCGGTGTCGATGATTCAAAAACTCCCGCTGGATCAAGTCCCTGCTGCCTTCGGTAAGATTCAAAACCAATTCGTCGGCATTATGGTGGGGATCATATCCGCTGAACTCTACAACCGCTTCAGCAACGTCGAACTGCCGAAAGCGCTCTCCTTCTTTAGTGGTCGCCGTTTGGTACCGATCATTACCTCATTTGTGATGATTGCTGTCGCCTTTATCATGATGTTTATCTGGCCAGTCGTCTTCAGCGGCCTGGTCAGCTTCGGTGAGCATATTCAGAAGCTCGGCTCCGCAGGCGCGGGTCTCTATGCCTTCTTCAACCGTCTGCTGATCCCGGTCGGTCTGCACCATGCCCTGAACTCGGTCTTCTGGTTTGACGTCGCGGGCATTAACGATATTCCTAATTTCCTCGGCGGCGCGCAGTCTATCGAAGCTGGTAAGGCAACAGTCGGGATCACGGGGCGTTATCAGGCGGGCTTCTTCCCGATCATGATGTTCGGCTTGCCGGGTGCTGCGCTGGCGATTTATCACTGCTCGCGTCCTGAGAATAAAGCCAAAGTGCTGGGGATTATGATGGCGGGTGCCTTCGCCGCCTTCTTTACCGGCATCACCGAGCCGCTGGAATTCTCCTTTATGTTCGTGGCGCCGGTGCTGTATGTCATTCACGCCATCCTGACCGGTATCTCCGTCTATATCGCAGCCAGCATGCACTGGATTGCCGGTTTTGGCTTCAGCGCCGGGCTGGTGGATATGGTGCTCTCGTCGCGTAACCCGCTGGCGACCCAGTGGTGGATGCTGATCCCGCAGGGTCTGGTGTTCTTTGTTATCTACTACGTGGTATTCCGCTTCACCATCACCAAATTCAATATGCTGACCCCGGGCCGTGAGCTGGCAGTTGCCGGTGATGAAACCGATGGGCAAGATGTCAACGTCAGCGCTGATAGCGAGCAGGATGTGAGTGGTCTGGCGCGTCAGTATATCGCTGCTGTCGGCGGCTCGGCGAACCTGACCGGTATTGATGCCTGCATCACCCGTCTGCGTCTTAACGTGAATGACTCTTCCCTGGTCAATGAAACGATGGCGAAACGTCTTGGCGCAACCGGCGTGATTCGTCTCAATAAAACCAGCGTGCAGATTATCGTCGGCTTTGTGGCTGAGAAAATTGCCAACGCAATGAAAACGGCAGGCGATGTCCCGGCCGCGGCAAGCAGCAGCGCAGCGTCTACCCAGGCAGCACCAGTCGCCGCGGCAAAACCGCAGGCAGTACCGAACACGGCGATTGTGGCCGAACTTCTGTCGCCGGTAACCGGTGAGGTGGTGGCGCTGGAGCAGGTGCCGGACGAAGCCTTTGCCAGCAAAGCGGTAGGCGACGGCGTGGCGGTAAAACCGACCGACAAAATCGTGGTTTCCCCCGCGGCCGGCACGATCGTAAAAATCTTTAATACCAACCACGCTTTCTGTCTGGAGACGGAAAAAGGCGCAGAAATTGTTGTCCATATGGGCATTGATACGGTTGCGCTGGGCGGTCAGGGCTTTACCCGTCTGGTGGAAGAGGGTGCGGAAGTGGTTGCTGGTCAGCCGATCCTCGAAATGGATCTGGCTTATCTCAATGCAAACGCCCGCTCAATGATTAGCCCAGTTGTCGTCAGCAATATTGATGATTTCAGCGGTCTTGTTATTAAGGCGCAAGGCCATGTCGTTGCGGGCCAGACAGCGCTATACGAGGTTAGAGGCTGA
- a CDS encoding OprD family outer membrane porin, protein MRAFAGKRSALSLAIAAVTAMSGLALPAQAQESGFIEDSTLTGGIYYWQRERDRKDIPDNKYKTNLSHATWNANLDFQSGYAADMFGLDIAAFTAIEMAENGDSAHPNEIAFSASNKAYKERWSGDKSGVSLYKAAAKFKYGSLWARAGYIQPSGQTLLAPHWSFMPGTYQGAEAGINNDYGDAGALSLSYMWANGYKAPWHIEMDKFWQNDRQRRVDYLHSLGAKYDFKNNLVLEAAFGQAQGYVDQYFAKASYRFDVANQSLSTSYQFYGARDKVSDRSINDLYDGTAWLQALTFGYAVGPLALRLEGTWVKAEGRQGYFLQRMTPTYASSNGRLDIWWDNRSDFNANGEKALFLGAMYDLKSCNLPGWQIGASYAYAWGAKPAEMVMPDAWYNADYRLKESAYSLDAIYTLQEGRAKGTMFKLHVTQYDNHSTIPSYAGGYGNIFQDERDVKFMVIAPFTLF, encoded by the coding sequence ATGCGTGCGTTTGCAGGTAAACGGAGTGCGCTTTCGCTAGCTATTGCTGCAGTCACCGCCATGTCAGGCCTGGCGCTTCCCGCGCAGGCGCAGGAGAGCGGTTTTATTGAGGACTCAACACTCACCGGCGGGATCTACTACTGGCAGCGTGAGCGCGACCGTAAAGATATTCCCGATAATAAATATAAAACTAACCTCTCTCACGCCACGTGGAATGCAAATCTGGATTTTCAATCAGGGTATGCGGCAGATATGTTTGGCCTGGATATTGCCGCTTTCACGGCAATTGAAATGGCGGAAAACGGTGATAGCGCCCATCCAAATGAAATCGCATTCTCTGCCAGCAATAAAGCCTATAAAGAGCGCTGGTCCGGCGATAAGAGCGGTGTCAGCCTCTATAAAGCCGCGGCAAAATTTAAATATGGATCGCTCTGGGCACGGGCAGGTTATATTCAGCCCTCCGGGCAGACGCTATTAGCACCGCACTGGAGTTTTATGCCGGGCACCTATCAGGGCGCGGAAGCGGGCATTAATAACGATTATGGCGATGCCGGCGCGTTAAGCCTCTCCTATATGTGGGCCAACGGATATAAAGCGCCCTGGCATATCGAGATGGATAAGTTCTGGCAAAACGACAGACAACGCCGGGTCGATTATCTCCATTCGCTCGGCGCAAAGTACGATTTCAAAAATAACCTCGTGCTGGAGGCTGCGTTTGGCCAGGCGCAGGGCTATGTCGATCAGTATTTTGCTAAAGCCAGCTACCGGTTTGATGTGGCAAATCAGTCACTCAGCACCAGTTATCAATTTTATGGCGCCCGCGATAAAGTCAGCGATCGCAGCATCAACGATCTCTACGACGGTACCGCCTGGCTGCAGGCGCTCACCTTCGGTTACGCGGTCGGGCCACTTGCGCTGCGCCTTGAAGGAACGTGGGTAAAAGCGGAAGGCCGGCAGGGCTATTTTTTGCAGCGCATGACGCCAACCTACGCCTCCTCCAATGGTCGTCTTGATATCTGGTGGGATAACCGCTCCGACTTCAACGCCAATGGCGAAAAAGCGCTCTTCCTCGGCGCGATGTACGATCTCAAGAGCTGCAATTTGCCCGGCTGGCAAATCGGCGCTTCTTACGCCTACGCCTGGGGAGCAAAACCGGCTGAAATGGTCATGCCGGATGCGTGGTACAACGCCGATTATCGCCTGAAAGAGTCCGCTTACAGCCTGGACGCCATCTATACCCTGCAAGAGGGGCGCGCGAAAGGGACGATGTTTAAGCTGCACGTTACCCAGTATGACAACCACTCCACTATTCCGAGCTATGCCGGTGGTTACGGCAACATTTTCCAGGATGAGCGCGACGTGAAATTTATGGTCATCGCACCGTTTACCCTTTTCTAA